From one Bifidobacterium sp. WK012_4_13 genomic stretch:
- the nucS gene encoding endonuclease NucS yields the protein MRIIVADCSARYAGRLHASLARARRVLLIKADSSCLIFSELGSYKPVNWMTAPCTMHETVHETVREKTADSLVNASTAPACMPGETDADPRSTSDGDQESDCRNICADAEGDGQADAPERTIRVCADKSDDVLTIDLWHVYSDQAYELGVDPGLVKDGVEDHLQRYLSEQIERIGEGARLVRREYPTAIGPVDIMAIDGNGRHVAIEIKRHGGIDGVEQLTRYCTLLNRDPLLAPVRGIFAAQTITPQAKVLAEDRGFNCLILDYESMKQTESDALTLF from the coding sequence ATGCGCATTATCGTAGCTGACTGTTCCGCTCGCTATGCCGGGCGCTTGCATGCGTCCCTCGCACGTGCAAGGCGGGTGCTGCTCATCAAGGCGGATTCGAGCTGCCTCATTTTCTCAGAACTCGGTTCATACAAGCCAGTGAATTGGATGACGGCCCCGTGCACAATGCACGAGACGGTCCACGAGACAGTGCGCGAGAAGACTGCCGATTCCCTGGTCAACGCCTCGACTGCACCAGCTTGCATGCCTGGCGAAACGGATGCCGACCCTCGCAGCACTAGTGACGGCGACCAAGAGAGTGACTGCCGGAATATCTGCGCGGACGCAGAGGGAGATGGGCAGGCAGATGCCCCGGAGAGAACCATTCGGGTCTGCGCCGATAAGTCGGATGATGTCCTCACCATTGATCTGTGGCATGTGTACAGCGACCAGGCGTATGAATTGGGAGTCGATCCCGGCCTCGTCAAGGATGGCGTGGAGGATCACCTGCAACGCTATCTATCCGAGCAGATCGAGAGGATCGGTGAGGGTGCCCGGCTGGTTCGCAGAGAGTATCCGACTGCGATCGGTCCAGTTGACATCATGGCCATAGATGGCAATGGCAGACATGTGGCGATCGAGATCAAGCGGCATGGTGGCATCGATGGAGTTGAGCAGCTTACCAGGTATTGCACGCTGCTCAATCGAGATCCTCTGCTTGCTCCTGTGCGAGGCATCTTTGCTGCGCAGACCATTACGCCCCAAGCAAAGGTTCTGGCGGAGGACAGGGGATTCAACTGTCTGATTCTTGACTATGAATCGATGAAGCAGACCGAAAGCGATGCCCTGACATTGTTCTGA
- a CDS encoding FAD-dependent oxidoreductase produces MSAAKKVIVVGSSHGGYEAVQQLLMDAPDTNIQWYEKGDFLSFLSCGMQLYLEGVVKDVNSVRYATPEGETAKGAHVFTEQEVTSVDSAAHSVHVKDLKSGEERDESYDKLILSPGAVPAALPVEGRDLDNIYAMRGRNWAIRLKAATVDPDLRNIVVIGAGYIGVEAAEVFAKAGKKVTLIDILPRMLQLYLDSEFTETLEDVVSKHGITPAMGYTVQSFEGKDGKVTKVHTDKGSFDADLVIETAGIKANTAWLKDVVDIDAHGLIKIDEHQATSAEDIYAVGDATQIKFAPTGGEARIALATNARRQGRVAARNALGESIAVTPVSGSSALSVFDYKFASTGMKEGTAEKYGVTMDSVFVEDTYRPPFVPSEAGNAPVRFKLSYDPSDGRVLGAQIMSTENATANINAISLAVQLHATVEDLAYADFFFQPGFDRPWNVINVAAQKAVAAMKAAK; encoded by the coding sequence ATGAGTGCAGCTAAGAAGGTAATAGTCGTAGGTTCCTCGCATGGTGGGTATGAGGCGGTTCAGCAGCTGTTGATGGATGCCCCTGACACCAATATCCAGTGGTATGAGAAGGGTGACTTCCTGTCCTTCCTTTCCTGCGGCATGCAGCTGTATCTGGAGGGTGTCGTGAAGGATGTGAATTCCGTAAGATATGCGACTCCGGAAGGTGAGACCGCGAAGGGGGCACATGTCTTCACCGAGCAGGAAGTGACTTCGGTCGATTCCGCGGCTCACAGCGTTCATGTCAAGGATCTGAAGTCTGGCGAGGAACGCGATGAGTCATATGACAAGCTCATTCTTAGCCCCGGTGCAGTTCCTGCGGCGCTTCCTGTCGAAGGCAGAGACCTTGACAACATCTATGCCATGCGTGGTCGTAACTGGGCGATTCGGCTCAAGGCTGCGACGGTCGATCCGGACCTCAGGAACATCGTCGTGATCGGGGCCGGCTACATTGGCGTCGAGGCTGCGGAGGTCTTCGCAAAGGCCGGCAAGAAGGTTACCCTGATCGACATCCTGCCGCGCATGCTCCAACTCTATCTTGATTCCGAATTTACCGAGACTCTCGAGGATGTGGTGAGCAAGCATGGCATAACACCCGCGATGGGCTACACGGTGCAGAGCTTCGAAGGCAAGGATGGCAAGGTCACGAAGGTGCACACCGACAAAGGCAGCTTCGATGCCGATCTGGTCATCGAGACCGCTGGAATCAAGGCAAACACCGCATGGCTCAAGGATGTCGTTGACATCGATGCGCATGGTCTCATCAAGATCGATGAGCATCAGGCCACCAGCGCGGAGGATATCTATGCCGTAGGCGACGCGACGCAGATCAAGTTCGCACCGACCGGTGGCGAGGCACGCATCGCCCTTGCGACGAATGCTCGCCGTCAGGGACGAGTAGCTGCGCGCAATGCGCTCGGAGAGAGCATTGCCGTCACTCCGGTCTCCGGATCGTCGGCGCTTTCCGTCTTCGACTACAAGTTCGCATCCACGGGCATGAAGGAGGGAACTGCAGAGAAGTACGGCGTCACGATGGACTCCGTGTTCGTCGAGGACACATACCGTCCTCCGTTCGTTCCCAGTGAGGCAGGCAATGCCCCCGTACGCTTCAAGCTCAGCTATGATCCTTCGGATGGCCGTGTGCTGGGAGCTCAGATAATGAGCACCGAGAACGCCACCGCGAACATCAATGCGATTTCGCTCGCTGTGCAGCTTCATGCGACGGTCGAAGACCTCGCATATGCTGACTTCTTCTTCCAGCCAGGATTCGATCGTCCATGGAACGTCATCAATGTCGCGGCTCAGAAGGCCGTCGCAGCGATGAAGGCTGCGAAGTGA
- a CDS encoding Fur family transcriptional regulator — MKVTSDHAPQVSTVAKPSTDWRSHLRAAHIRVTSQRLAVLSILESHPHSSAGEIIASVNAGDRENLTTQGAYVILQQLEQYGLVRRVSLPDSSSVRWETRVADNHHHVQCVVCGRVEDVDCVVGHAPCLTPSDTHDMEIFEAQVVFRGLCKSCKARIGSGEIRKDDLPYLLQEELSDIAT; from the coding sequence ATGAAGGTCACATCAGACCATGCTCCACAGGTTTCAACGGTGGCGAAACCTTCAACGGATTGGCGTTCGCATCTTCGTGCAGCCCATATCCGAGTAACCTCGCAACGTCTCGCGGTGCTCTCGATCCTAGAGTCACACCCGCATAGTTCTGCCGGAGAGATCATCGCCTCAGTCAATGCCGGGGACCGAGAAAACCTCACGACACAGGGCGCCTATGTGATTCTGCAGCAGTTGGAGCAATATGGTCTGGTCCGACGCGTGAGCCTTCCGGATTCTTCGAGCGTGCGTTGGGAGACCAGGGTTGCCGATAACCACCACCATGTGCAGTGCGTTGTGTGCGGCCGTGTCGAAGACGTCGACTGCGTCGTTGGCCATGCTCCATGCCTGACGCCATCGGATACGCACGACATGGAGATCTTCGAGGCGCAGGTTGTTTTCAGGGGTCTGTGCAAGTCCTGCAAGGCCAGAATCGGCAGCGGAGAAATCCGAAAGGACGATTTGCCATATCTGTTGCAAGAGGAGCTGAGCGACATCGCAACGTGA
- a CDS encoding F0F1 ATP synthase subunit epsilon gives MAGVEKSTMAVNIVAADRPVWSGKARSVTIPASEGGMGILPNHEPVLTVIKSGTVTVVDPEGARQSFKVDNGFIAFDSNRLTVAVDRGSVVAEGSEDSDVLAG, from the coding sequence ATGGCAGGCGTTGAAAAATCGACGATGGCAGTCAACATCGTTGCAGCCGATCGTCCGGTGTGGTCGGGGAAGGCACGATCCGTCACCATACCGGCCTCCGAGGGCGGCATGGGCATCCTTCCGAATCACGAGCCTGTGCTTACCGTCATTAAAAGCGGCACGGTCACGGTCGTCGATCCGGAGGGCGCCCGTCAATCCTTCAAGGTCGACAATGGCTTCATAGCTTTCGACTCCAACAGACTGACCGTTGCGGTCGATCGTGGATCGGTCGTTGCCGAAGGTTCCGAGGATTCGGATGTTCTTGCCGGCTGA
- the atpD gene encoding F0F1 ATP synthase subunit beta, whose protein sequence is MVTEQNTQTKTAPDDMDYLSKGRVTRVQGSVIDIEFPVGHLPDIYNALTVEIASTGETEGESVHEITLEVEQHLGDSIVRAVALKPTDGIVRGSKVTDTGGPIEVPVGDVTKGHVFDVAGHILNKTDDETISIKERWPIHRDPPPFDQLEPKTEMFETGIKVIDLLTPYVQGGKIGLFGGAGVGKTVLIQEMIQRVAQNHGGVSVFAGVGERTREGNDLIGEMAEAGVLEKTALVFGQMDEPPGTRLRVPLTALTMAEYFRDVQNQDVLLFIDNIFRFTQAGMEVSTLLGRMPSAVGYQPNLADEMGALQERITSTRGHSITSLQAIYVPADDYTDPAPATTFAHLDATTELSRDIASKGIYPAVDPLGSSSRILDPRYVGQSHYDCANRVKAILQRNKELQDIIALIGIDELSEEDKTTVNRARRIEQYLGQNFYVAEKFTGRPGSYVPADETIEAFTRICDGIYDDVPVQAFTGVGGIDDLEKKWHDMEKGND, encoded by the coding sequence ATGGTTACGGAGCAAAATACTCAGACCAAAACGGCTCCCGACGACATGGATTACTTGTCGAAGGGTCGCGTGACTCGCGTCCAAGGCTCGGTTATCGACATCGAATTTCCGGTGGGACATCTGCCGGATATATACAACGCCTTAACCGTAGAGATTGCCTCGACGGGAGAAACAGAGGGCGAAAGCGTTCACGAGATCACGCTGGAAGTCGAACAGCATCTCGGGGATTCGATCGTTCGTGCGGTGGCCCTCAAGCCGACTGATGGCATCGTGCGTGGCTCGAAGGTCACGGACACCGGCGGCCCCATCGAGGTCCCTGTCGGAGACGTGACCAAGGGGCACGTGTTCGACGTTGCCGGTCATATCCTGAACAAGACCGATGACGAGACGATAAGCATCAAGGAGCGTTGGCCGATACACCGCGATCCGCCGCCATTCGACCAGCTCGAGCCAAAGACCGAGATGTTCGAGACGGGCATCAAGGTCATCGATCTGCTGACCCCATATGTGCAGGGCGGCAAGATCGGTCTGTTCGGTGGTGCCGGTGTCGGCAAGACCGTGCTGATCCAGGAAATGATTCAGCGCGTGGCTCAGAACCACGGCGGTGTTTCGGTGTTCGCCGGAGTCGGTGAGCGTACCCGTGAGGGTAACGATCTGATCGGCGAGATGGCCGAGGCTGGCGTGCTCGAGAAGACCGCGCTCGTCTTCGGACAGATGGACGAACCACCGGGGACCCGTCTCCGTGTTCCGCTCACCGCACTGACGATGGCAGAATACTTCCGTGACGTTCAGAACCAGGATGTGCTGCTCTTCATCGACAACATCTTCCGGTTCACCCAGGCTGGCATGGAAGTTTCCACGCTGCTTGGCCGCATGCCTTCTGCCGTGGGATATCAGCCAAATCTGGCTGACGAGATGGGCGCGCTTCAGGAGCGCATCACCTCTACCCGTGGTCATTCGATCACCTCGCTTCAGGCCATATACGTGCCTGCGGATGATTACACTGACCCGGCCCCGGCAACGACATTCGCCCACTTGGATGCGACCACCGAGCTTTCTCGTGACATCGCTTCCAAGGGCATCTATCCCGCTGTCGACCCGCTCGGTTCCAGTTCGCGTATCTTGGATCCTCGCTACGTCGGCCAGTCACACTATGACTGCGCCAACCGCGTGAAGGCCATCCTGCAGAGGAACAAGGAGCTGCAGGACATCATCGCCCTGATCGGCATCGACGAACTCTCCGAGGAAGACAAGACCACGGTCAATCGTGCACGTCGCATCGAGCAGTACCTCGGCCAGAACTTCTATGTCGCCGAAAAGTTCACCGGTCGCCCGGGTTCATACGTGCCAGCCGACGAAACCATCGAGGCATTCACCAGAATCTGCGATGGCATCTACGATGACGTGCCAGTCCAGGCATTCACCGGTGTAGGTGGCATCGATGACCTGGAGAAGAAGTGGCACGACATGGAGAAGGGCAACGACTGA
- a CDS encoding F0F1 ATP synthase subunit gamma, which yields MGSQLAFKSRIASTGSLEKIFNAQEMIASSHIAKARKVALDAKPYTDAIFDAVQALAAHTHIKHPIVQKREDNPRVAVLALTSDRGMAGAFTSSIIRETEALLSNLDGQGKKPELFVYGRRGVTYYKYRNREIANTWEGDSDQPGVEIAERISDELMKAYMAPADEGGVSELYVVFTEFVNMVVQKVRVLRMLPVELIAASDSPDDESVLSDEHGDAQKAEGREDGKGASPLYSFEPSVDEVLDAILPKYIQSRIHECLLTSAASETASRQNAMHTATDNARNLIDDLTRQLNQSRQASITQELTEIIGSADALNTEEE from the coding sequence ATGGGATCGCAACTCGCATTCAAGTCAAGGATTGCTTCGACTGGTTCGTTGGAGAAGATTTTCAACGCCCAGGAGATGATTGCGTCTTCGCACATTGCCAAGGCACGCAAGGTAGCCTTGGACGCGAAGCCATACACTGATGCGATTTTCGATGCCGTTCAGGCACTTGCTGCGCACACGCACATCAAGCATCCGATAGTTCAGAAGCGGGAGGACAACCCTAGGGTCGCCGTTCTCGCTCTGACTTCGGATCGTGGCATGGCTGGTGCATTCACGTCATCAATCATTCGTGAGACTGAGGCGCTGCTGTCGAATCTCGACGGTCAGGGCAAGAAGCCAGAGCTGTTCGTCTATGGCCGTCGCGGCGTCACCTATTACAAGTATCGCAATCGCGAGATTGCCAATACCTGGGAAGGTGACAGCGATCAGCCAGGTGTGGAGATCGCTGAGAGGATTTCGGATGAATTGATGAAGGCCTACATGGCACCGGCCGATGAGGGCGGCGTCAGTGAGCTGTATGTCGTGTTCACCGAATTCGTCAACATGGTCGTGCAGAAGGTGCGTGTCCTGAGGATGCTTCCGGTAGAGCTCATTGCGGCTTCGGACAGTCCCGACGACGAGAGCGTGCTTTCCGACGAGCATGGTGATGCGCAGAAGGCTGAAGGCAGGGAAGACGGGAAGGGTGCGTCGCCTCTGTATTCATTTGAGCCAAGCGTGGACGAGGTGCTGGATGCGATTCTTCCAAAATACATTCAGTCCAGAATCCATGAATGCTTGCTTACGTCTGCGGCTTCGGAGACTGCCAGCCGTCAGAATGCCATGCATACGGCGACCGACAATGCGCGCAATCTCATCGACGACCTGACCAGGCAGCTCAATCAGTCCAGGCAGGCTTCTATTACGCAGGAACTTACTGAAATAATTGGCAGCGCTGATGCGCTGAACACAGAGGAAGAGTAG